One genomic region from Drosophila busckii strain San Diego stock center, stock number 13000-0081.31 chromosome 3R, ASM1175060v1, whole genome shotgun sequence encodes:
- the LOC108603736 gene encoding putative uncharacterized protein DDB_G0271606 isoform X2, with translation MDFHILIVIGCVFSASLLSFLFINKIFRRKTFEEVVAEKRALSANLYNQNKSGSNAAAQRKPKKKDLKREKKQRQREQQKDQEDQEDYSDNQSEEQGSVGQDDEPVGLSKQHVEFDPDPEILNEQQKENQPSNNNNNNNHNNNAKKSKKDKRNGAASKPAAGILVNKNEPVAVKAVAPLEEVPVLNNFDVRPPKDVVELKKQEQKEQRKEDTKQQLQKKNAAAAKKDKPNAAPALLNAALEQLVEVPHVPKQQQQVLKQQPSGSPKLQQSNKQNKQQQTGKKQKDTALSGKDLVQALDKLAEHQTVGVSALMNVFSRAELNRSEIQILIDYLLNKQQDMPASHGDWSDDICQKLKRQLEEKEKLLSEEQEASIGIQAKLRELRHEINQERAQLQSRSQAYNEQLLAKEQELAALNQELASVNEKFALERQQFQAKLVREKQASSQDLLPQLQRLQQDLAHKEKVIADMSSFVQAEAQQKNELLQQREELETRLNSTIFELEQRKELETENSELKVELRNLHNALESSKTELSQSQVELKRICSTELQDLRQQKALLEASHVSLNQQLSQANSQVVQQSAQQSEQAQAQSEAMQALQSEVRSLNDAQSKQQQQTTALQSQLEEAQKRASQLQEKEQQLQLELQEQREKNNQQQKQLQQQKAAAANGGEAVAIATSSSAKAEQQRIRELYQRLYPQAVKVHAATALNASFDEWLEQVLATYVKQQMPVIPRGSHKSTQSSETANSSSSSSSDHNNTHNNISSNNSNSNSKSSSAEQEELHTQNLKLRKRNDELTQLVTKTSNTLVDLEQRAREQDEHWRGIVSQKEQLISKLQQHASNGEQDI, from the exons ATGGATTTTCACATACTGATTGTCATTGGATGTGTGTTCAGCGCGTCGCTGCTCTCGTTTCTGTTCATCAACAAGATCTTTAGGCGCAAGACTTTCGAGGAGGTGGTGGCCGAGAAGCGAGCACTGAGCGCTAATCTGTATAACCAGAACAAGAGTGGCAGCAATGCGGCGGCGCAGCGCAAGCCCAAAAAGAAGGATCTAAAGCGTGAGAAGAAGCAGCGTCAGCGTGAGCAGCAAAAGGACCAAGAAGATCAGGAGGACTACTCTGATAATCAGTCGGAAGAGCAGGGCTCTGTTGGTCAAGACGATGAGCCTGTGGGTTTGTCCAAGCAGCATGTCGAATTCGATCCAGATCCAGAGATCTTGAATGAACAGCAAAAGGAGAATCAgcccagcaacaataataacaacaacaaccacaacaacaatgcgaaGAAATCGAAAAAGGATAAACGCAATGGAGCAGCTTCAAAGCCGGCTGCGGGCATTTTGGTGAACAAGAACGAGCCAGTGGCAGTTAAAGCTGTAGCGCCACTGGAGGAGGTGCCAGTGCTTAACAATTTTGATGTGCGTCCACCCAAGGATGTGGTTGAGCTTAAGAAGCAAGAACAGAAGGAACAGCGTAAGGAGGAtaccaagcagcagctgcaaaagaaaaatgctgctgcagccaaaaaGGATAAGCCCAATGCAGCGCCAGCTTTGCTCAATGCCgcgctggagcagctggtCGAAGTGCCGCATGTgcccaaacaacaacaacaggtgctcaagcagcagccaagcggTTCACCCAAATTGCAACAGAGCAACAAGcagaacaagcagcaacagacagGCAAGAAGCAAAAGGATACAGCATTGAGTGGCAAGGATCTGGTGCAGGCGCTGGACAAGCTCGCAGAGCATCAGACAGTTGGCGTCTCCGCATTAATGAACGTCTTCTCACGCGCTGAGCTCAATCGCTCCGAGATACAAATACTCATTGATTATTTGTTGAACAAGCAGCAGGATATGCCTGCCAGCCATGGCGACTGGTCGGATGACATTTGCCAGAAGCTCAAGCGTCAGCTGGAGGAGAAAGAGAAACTGTTGAGCGAAGAGCAGGAAGCCTCCATTGGCATTCAAGCCAAGCTGCGTGAACTGCGCCATGAGATCAACCAGGAGCGCGCCCAGCTGCAGAGCCGCAGTCAGGCCTACaatgagcagctgcttgccaagGAGCAAGAGCTGGCGGCGCTCAACCAGGAGCTGGCCAGCGTCAATGAGAAGTTTGCCTTGGAGCGCCAACAGTTCCAGGCCAAGCTGGTGCGCGAGAAGCAGGCCAGCTCACAGGAtttgttgccacagctgcagcgtctgcagcaGGATTTGGCGCACAAGGAGAAGGTCATTGCGGACATGAGCAGCTTCGTCCAAGCCGAGGCGCAGCAAAAGaacgagctgctgcagcagcgcgaaGAGCTCGAAACACGTCTCAACAGCACAATTTTCGAGCTGGAGCAGCGCAAGGAGTTGGAAACTGAAAACTCCGAGCTCAAAGTGGAGCTGCGTAATCTTCACAATGCACTCGAATCGTCCAAAACTGAATTGTCGCAATCGCAAGTCGAACTCAAACGCATCTGCAGCACGGAGCTGCAAGATCTGCGCCAGCAAAAGGCGTTGCTGGAGGCCAGCCATGTCTCGCTGAATCAGCAGCTCAGCCAGGCCAACAGCCAGGTGGTGCAGCAGTCGGCCCAACAGTCCGAGCAGGCTCAGGCCCAATCGGAGGCCATGCAAGCGCTGCAAAGCGAGGTGCGCTCCTTGAACGATGCCcagtccaagcagcagcaacagaccaCAGCGCTCCAGTCGCAGCTCGAGGAGGCGCAAAAGCGCGCCAGCCAGCTGCAGGagaaggagcagcagctgcagctcgagCTGCAAGAGCAGCGCGAGAAGAATAAT caacagcagaaacagttgcaacagcaaaaggcTGCAGCTGCCAATGGCGGCGAGGCAGTTGCTATTGCCACCAGCTCCTCGGCCAAGGCTGAACAGCAGCGCATTCGAGAGCTCTATCAGCGCTTATATCCGCAGGCAGTCAAGGTGCATGCGGCCACGGCGCTGAATGCTTCGTTTGATGAGTGGCTGGAGCAGGTGCTTGCCACTTACGTCAAGCAACAGATGCCAGTGATACCGAGGGGTAGTCATAAGTCCACGCAATCCAGcgaaacagcaaacagcagcagcagcagtagcagcgatCACAACAACACCCACAACAATATTAGTAGCAATAATAGCAATTCGAATAGCAAATCCTCCTCCGCCGAGCAAGAAGAGCTGCATACACAGAATCTGAAGCTGCGTAAACGCAACGATGAGCTCACACAGCTGGTCACAAAGACG aGCAACACGCTTGTGGATTTGGAGCAGCGAGCGCGCGAGCAGGACGAACACTGGCGCGGCATTGTGAGCCAAAAGGAGCAGCTCATTAGCAAGCTGCAACAGCATGCCTCAAACGGTGAACAG GACATTTAA
- the LOC108603736 gene encoding ribosome-binding protein 1 isoform X3, giving the protein MDFHILIVIGCVFSASLLSFLFINKIFRRKTFEEVVAEKRALSANLYNQNKSGSNAAAQRKPKKKDLKREKKQRQREQQKDQEDQEDYSDNQSEEQGSVGQDDEPVGLSKQHVEFDPDPEILNEQQKENQPSNNNNNNNHNNNAKKSKKDKRNGAASKPAAGILVNKNEPVAVKAVAPLEEVPVLNNFDVRPPKDVVELKKQEQKEQRKEDTKQQLQKKNAAAAKKDKPNAAPALLNAALEQLVEVPHVPKQQQQVLKQQPSGSPKLQQSNKQNKQQQTGKKQKDTALSGKDLVQALDKLAEHQTVGVSALMNVFSRAELNRSEIQILIDYLLNKQQDMPASHGDWSDDICQKLKRQLEEKEKLLSEEQEASIGIQAKLRELRHEINQERAQLQSRSQAYNEQLLAKEQELAALNQELASVNEKFALERQQFQAKLVREKQASSQDLLPQLQRLQQDLAHKEKVIADMSSFVQAEAQQKNELLQQREELETRLNSTIFELEQRKELETENSELKVELRNLHNALESSKTELSQSQVELKRICSTELQDLRQQKALLEASHVSLNQQLSQANSQVVQQSAQQSEQAQAQSEAMQALQSEVRSLNDAQSKQQQQTTALQSQLEEAQKRASQLQEKEQQLQLELQEQREKNNDVRMKNWKLIEALQNAEARTTTATTTTTAKTKTNTTQSLGVSACTTTTHNL; this is encoded by the exons ATGGATTTTCACATACTGATTGTCATTGGATGTGTGTTCAGCGCGTCGCTGCTCTCGTTTCTGTTCATCAACAAGATCTTTAGGCGCAAGACTTTCGAGGAGGTGGTGGCCGAGAAGCGAGCACTGAGCGCTAATCTGTATAACCAGAACAAGAGTGGCAGCAATGCGGCGGCGCAGCGCAAGCCCAAAAAGAAGGATCTAAAGCGTGAGAAGAAGCAGCGTCAGCGTGAGCAGCAAAAGGACCAAGAAGATCAGGAGGACTACTCTGATAATCAGTCGGAAGAGCAGGGCTCTGTTGGTCAAGACGATGAGCCTGTGGGTTTGTCCAAGCAGCATGTCGAATTCGATCCAGATCCAGAGATCTTGAATGAACAGCAAAAGGAGAATCAgcccagcaacaataataacaacaacaaccacaacaacaatgcgaaGAAATCGAAAAAGGATAAACGCAATGGAGCAGCTTCAAAGCCGGCTGCGGGCATTTTGGTGAACAAGAACGAGCCAGTGGCAGTTAAAGCTGTAGCGCCACTGGAGGAGGTGCCAGTGCTTAACAATTTTGATGTGCGTCCACCCAAGGATGTGGTTGAGCTTAAGAAGCAAGAACAGAAGGAACAGCGTAAGGAGGAtaccaagcagcagctgcaaaagaaaaatgctgctgcagccaaaaaGGATAAGCCCAATGCAGCGCCAGCTTTGCTCAATGCCgcgctggagcagctggtCGAAGTGCCGCATGTgcccaaacaacaacaacaggtgctcaagcagcagccaagcggTTCACCCAAATTGCAACAGAGCAACAAGcagaacaagcagcaacagacagGCAAGAAGCAAAAGGATACAGCATTGAGTGGCAAGGATCTGGTGCAGGCGCTGGACAAGCTCGCAGAGCATCAGACAGTTGGCGTCTCCGCATTAATGAACGTCTTCTCACGCGCTGAGCTCAATCGCTCCGAGATACAAATACTCATTGATTATTTGTTGAACAAGCAGCAGGATATGCCTGCCAGCCATGGCGACTGGTCGGATGACATTTGCCAGAAGCTCAAGCGTCAGCTGGAGGAGAAAGAGAAACTGTTGAGCGAAGAGCAGGAAGCCTCCATTGGCATTCAAGCCAAGCTGCGTGAACTGCGCCATGAGATCAACCAGGAGCGCGCCCAGCTGCAGAGCCGCAGTCAGGCCTACaatgagcagctgcttgccaagGAGCAAGAGCTGGCGGCGCTCAACCAGGAGCTGGCCAGCGTCAATGAGAAGTTTGCCTTGGAGCGCCAACAGTTCCAGGCCAAGCTGGTGCGCGAGAAGCAGGCCAGCTCACAGGAtttgttgccacagctgcagcgtctgcagcaGGATTTGGCGCACAAGGAGAAGGTCATTGCGGACATGAGCAGCTTCGTCCAAGCCGAGGCGCAGCAAAAGaacgagctgctgcagcagcgcgaaGAGCTCGAAACACGTCTCAACAGCACAATTTTCGAGCTGGAGCAGCGCAAGGAGTTGGAAACTGAAAACTCCGAGCTCAAAGTGGAGCTGCGTAATCTTCACAATGCACTCGAATCGTCCAAAACTGAATTGTCGCAATCGCAAGTCGAACTCAAACGCATCTGCAGCACGGAGCTGCAAGATCTGCGCCAGCAAAAGGCGTTGCTGGAGGCCAGCCATGTCTCGCTGAATCAGCAGCTCAGCCAGGCCAACAGCCAGGTGGTGCAGCAGTCGGCCCAACAGTCCGAGCAGGCTCAGGCCCAATCGGAGGCCATGCAAGCGCTGCAAAGCGAGGTGCGCTCCTTGAACGATGCCcagtccaagcagcagcaacagaccaCAGCGCTCCAGTCGCAGCTCGAGGAGGCGCAAAAGCGCGCCAGCCAGCTGCAGGagaaggagcagcagctgcagctcgagCTGCAAGAGCAGCGCGAGAAGAATAAT GATGTGCGTATGAAAAATTGGAAGTTGATTGAAGCGTTGCAAAATGCTGaggcaagaacaacaacagcaacaacaaccaccacagcaaaaacgaaaacaaatacAACGCAAAGCTTAGGCGTAAGTGCatgcaccaccaccacccacaacCTGtag
- the LOC108603736 gene encoding myb-like protein AA isoform X1: MDFHILIVIGCVFSASLLSFLFINKIFRRKTFEEVVAEKRALSANLYNQNKSGSNAAAQRKPKKKDLKREKKQRQREQQKDQEDQEDYSDNQSEEQGSVGQDDEPVGLSKQHVEFDPDPEILNEQQKENQPSNNNNNNNHNNNAKKSKKDKRNGAASKPAAGILVNKNEPVAVKAVAPLEEVPVLNNFDVRPPKDVVELKKQEQKEQRKEDTKQQLQKKNAAAAKKDKPNAAPALLNAALEQLVEVPHVPKQQQQVLKQQPSGSPKLQQSNKQNKQQQTGKKQKDTALSGKDLVQALDKLAEHQTVGVSALMNVFSRAELNRSEIQILIDYLLNKQQDMPASHGDWSDDICQKLKRQLEEKEKLLSEEQEASIGIQAKLRELRHEINQERAQLQSRSQAYNEQLLAKEQELAALNQELASVNEKFALERQQFQAKLVREKQASSQDLLPQLQRLQQDLAHKEKVIADMSSFVQAEAQQKNELLQQREELETRLNSTIFELEQRKELETENSELKVELRNLHNALESSKTELSQSQVELKRICSTELQDLRQQKALLEASHVSLNQQLSQANSQVVQQSAQQSEQAQAQSEAMQALQSEVRSLNDAQSKQQQQTTALQSQLEEAQKRASQLQEKEQQLQLELQEQREKNNDVRMKNWKLIEALQNAEARTTTATTTTTAKTKTNTTQSLGQQQKQLQQQKAAAANGGEAVAIATSSSAKAEQQRIRELYQRLYPQAVKVHAATALNASFDEWLEQVLATYVKQQMPVIPRGSHKSTQSSETANSSSSSSSDHNNTHNNISSNNSNSNSKSSSAEQEELHTQNLKLRKRNDELTQLVTKTSNTLVDLEQRAREQDEHWRGIVSQKEQLISKLQQHASNGEQDI; encoded by the exons ATGGATTTTCACATACTGATTGTCATTGGATGTGTGTTCAGCGCGTCGCTGCTCTCGTTTCTGTTCATCAACAAGATCTTTAGGCGCAAGACTTTCGAGGAGGTGGTGGCCGAGAAGCGAGCACTGAGCGCTAATCTGTATAACCAGAACAAGAGTGGCAGCAATGCGGCGGCGCAGCGCAAGCCCAAAAAGAAGGATCTAAAGCGTGAGAAGAAGCAGCGTCAGCGTGAGCAGCAAAAGGACCAAGAAGATCAGGAGGACTACTCTGATAATCAGTCGGAAGAGCAGGGCTCTGTTGGTCAAGACGATGAGCCTGTGGGTTTGTCCAAGCAGCATGTCGAATTCGATCCAGATCCAGAGATCTTGAATGAACAGCAAAAGGAGAATCAgcccagcaacaataataacaacaacaaccacaacaacaatgcgaaGAAATCGAAAAAGGATAAACGCAATGGAGCAGCTTCAAAGCCGGCTGCGGGCATTTTGGTGAACAAGAACGAGCCAGTGGCAGTTAAAGCTGTAGCGCCACTGGAGGAGGTGCCAGTGCTTAACAATTTTGATGTGCGTCCACCCAAGGATGTGGTTGAGCTTAAGAAGCAAGAACAGAAGGAACAGCGTAAGGAGGAtaccaagcagcagctgcaaaagaaaaatgctgctgcagccaaaaaGGATAAGCCCAATGCAGCGCCAGCTTTGCTCAATGCCgcgctggagcagctggtCGAAGTGCCGCATGTgcccaaacaacaacaacaggtgctcaagcagcagccaagcggTTCACCCAAATTGCAACAGAGCAACAAGcagaacaagcagcaacagacagGCAAGAAGCAAAAGGATACAGCATTGAGTGGCAAGGATCTGGTGCAGGCGCTGGACAAGCTCGCAGAGCATCAGACAGTTGGCGTCTCCGCATTAATGAACGTCTTCTCACGCGCTGAGCTCAATCGCTCCGAGATACAAATACTCATTGATTATTTGTTGAACAAGCAGCAGGATATGCCTGCCAGCCATGGCGACTGGTCGGATGACATTTGCCAGAAGCTCAAGCGTCAGCTGGAGGAGAAAGAGAAACTGTTGAGCGAAGAGCAGGAAGCCTCCATTGGCATTCAAGCCAAGCTGCGTGAACTGCGCCATGAGATCAACCAGGAGCGCGCCCAGCTGCAGAGCCGCAGTCAGGCCTACaatgagcagctgcttgccaagGAGCAAGAGCTGGCGGCGCTCAACCAGGAGCTGGCCAGCGTCAATGAGAAGTTTGCCTTGGAGCGCCAACAGTTCCAGGCCAAGCTGGTGCGCGAGAAGCAGGCCAGCTCACAGGAtttgttgccacagctgcagcgtctgcagcaGGATTTGGCGCACAAGGAGAAGGTCATTGCGGACATGAGCAGCTTCGTCCAAGCCGAGGCGCAGCAAAAGaacgagctgctgcagcagcgcgaaGAGCTCGAAACACGTCTCAACAGCACAATTTTCGAGCTGGAGCAGCGCAAGGAGTTGGAAACTGAAAACTCCGAGCTCAAAGTGGAGCTGCGTAATCTTCACAATGCACTCGAATCGTCCAAAACTGAATTGTCGCAATCGCAAGTCGAACTCAAACGCATCTGCAGCACGGAGCTGCAAGATCTGCGCCAGCAAAAGGCGTTGCTGGAGGCCAGCCATGTCTCGCTGAATCAGCAGCTCAGCCAGGCCAACAGCCAGGTGGTGCAGCAGTCGGCCCAACAGTCCGAGCAGGCTCAGGCCCAATCGGAGGCCATGCAAGCGCTGCAAAGCGAGGTGCGCTCCTTGAACGATGCCcagtccaagcagcagcaacagaccaCAGCGCTCCAGTCGCAGCTCGAGGAGGCGCAAAAGCGCGCCAGCCAGCTGCAGGagaaggagcagcagctgcagctcgagCTGCAAGAGCAGCGCGAGAAGAATAAT GATGTGCGTATGAAAAATTGGAAGTTGATTGAAGCGTTGCAAAATGCTGaggcaagaacaacaacagcaacaacaaccaccacagcaaaaacgaaaacaaatacAACGCAAAGCTTAGGC caacagcagaaacagttgcaacagcaaaaggcTGCAGCTGCCAATGGCGGCGAGGCAGTTGCTATTGCCACCAGCTCCTCGGCCAAGGCTGAACAGCAGCGCATTCGAGAGCTCTATCAGCGCTTATATCCGCAGGCAGTCAAGGTGCATGCGGCCACGGCGCTGAATGCTTCGTTTGATGAGTGGCTGGAGCAGGTGCTTGCCACTTACGTCAAGCAACAGATGCCAGTGATACCGAGGGGTAGTCATAAGTCCACGCAATCCAGcgaaacagcaaacagcagcagcagcagtagcagcgatCACAACAACACCCACAACAATATTAGTAGCAATAATAGCAATTCGAATAGCAAATCCTCCTCCGCCGAGCAAGAAGAGCTGCATACACAGAATCTGAAGCTGCGTAAACGCAACGATGAGCTCACACAGCTGGTCACAAAGACG aGCAACACGCTTGTGGATTTGGAGCAGCGAGCGCGCGAGCAGGACGAACACTGGCGCGGCATTGTGAGCCAAAAGGAGCAGCTCATTAGCAAGCTGCAACAGCATGCCTCAAACGGTGAACAG GACATTTAA